The genomic window AACGGTAAACGAAGCGGTCACCCTTTTCAGGGTCTCGGTGGACTTCCGAGCGAATTTGGCGCCGCTTCTGCCGGAGGTGAGGCAACCGGAAGTCAGATCGTTGACCTCCCGACACCCTGTCAACTCCAGAAGCTGAAGATACTTCTGCGAGGAACTGCTGGAACCGATCAGGTGAGAAGCCGGAGGCACACGACGAGGTCAAGAAATTCCATTCGGGACACGTTTCGACCAGTCTCGTTTAATCTTCGATTGATTTTCAGATGTACTTGCTGCCCTGTGAAGTGATTGGCAATTCCGGGCTCCCTTCATCCCCTGACTTTGCGCCAGCCGGACGTTTTAGACGTTCCTCAAATCCTCAGGAGAATAACGACAGCTATTGAAACACAGTGTATTGTCTCTAATCTTCCCATGTCCTTGTCATGCCTGCCCTCTAATAactaattaaataaataaaagaaaacttgCTACGTATACACGAATGTTCTGCACAGCGATTGCGTTCAGGCTTTTTTATTCCTTGGAAGTGAACTTTGAATACGTATATTCGCAGGCCTATACATGCACATTTATCCGGCTGTATAACAGTGTGAACTTCGCTAGCTTTTACCATTTGCTTTCCATATAATAGCTGAGCGGGCAGCGTTTAACTGGAAAACCATTAATTTGCAATGATTAGTTTGATTCAACGTAGCTTTCTTATCCTTTATACATATGGGTATTAAAATTCATGCGCATTTTTTTGGTGTCGCGGATCCATGGAAGTAACGCGTGTTTGCCGTTTCTTATACAATTAAGCACCGTGTTCAATGAAAaaggcaaaagaaaaaactatgGATCCACAACTAAAACTTAATTAACATTTGCTGTCATTCTCGCATCAATTACTTATTTATAAGAATAACAATCAGTCAAAAGAACTCACGTACTGGTGAACATGTACGATGTGAGATCTCAACCTAATCCATGCTGATATGCGATTGCAGTCATCGTTAATAAGGCTTAAAGAGGTAGTTGAATTTGAGTCGTTGGCAGATAAATTTTGTAGCTACGTGATTTCCACGCTGTttagaaacaaattaattaaCGGTGCTATGGCAGGCTTTTAACGGCCATCCGATGGCTGATGAGTCGATACGATTGGAGAGGCCGGCGGTAGGGTCTGGGGATTTCGTCTGTCACCGCAAGACAGAGTGGAACTTGGTCGATGAGAGACACTCGCTGATCTTCTGGATTACCAGATCGTTCGATGTATCTGAAATGGTTTCTTCTTTCTTGCCAAACTTTTCGCAAGACGTTAAATAAAACGTGGAGACATTACAGACTGTAACAGAAAAAAGAGTGAATCACAATTTTCCACCTTACGTCGTAATGCAGTAACGGATTTACAAGAAACGTAATTAAAAGGTGATGAATTGAAGAacagaattcaaaattttaccagTTTTCGTGGAATCGTTGAGTCAATCACAGTAATATTGAAGACAATTGGTACCCAGGGAAAAAACCTCTTCTCGATCAAGTCTTTCAACTAACCGTAACAGGTTTTACGTCACGTACTCAACGTTTTATCGAACGAGAGTCCGAGGTGATTTCACTGGGTAGCAGGGATCAAATACGTTGTAGACATGCAAATAAAGCCGTGTCTATGTCAGTGGCATGGCATCGTATCGAACGAGGTAAAAACCTTGCCGTTAATCAGAAAGCAATTAGCCAAGGAGAGTCGGAATGAGTTTGATCGCATAAAGTATTAAAATGTCGTCACAAAAGTATGGTtaatctgtatatatatatatatatatatatatatatacga from Neodiprion lecontei isolate iyNeoLeco1 chromosome 1, iyNeoLeco1.1, whole genome shotgun sequence includes these protein-coding regions:
- the LOC107224993 gene encoding pro-corazonin, with the translated sequence MTRSMTLAICFVSMMALSLAQTFQYSRGWTNGKRSGHPFQGLGGLPSEFGAASAGGEATGSQIVDLPTPCQLQKLKILLRGTAGTDQMYLLPCEVIGNSGLPSSPDFAPAGRFRRSSNPQENNDSY